From Chryseobacterium shandongense, the proteins below share one genomic window:
- a CDS encoding efflux RND transporter periplasmic adaptor subunit, which yields MRKYIIPVMIALAVLSCTKKEEEAKPQAKKGFELSNTMLNSIDLAKVEKKYIEDDYNFYGKISADKNSYIDVYPLVGGNVLSVNVELGDYVKKGQVLATIRSTEMAEIQKDVSDARTDMVVAQNNLRVAKEMYEGKLNTERDVLEAKSQLQKAQDQLQRANAVSTVYNVKRGNIYSVVAPISGYIVQKNINKDMQLRSDRSDNIFDVANTTNVWAIMNVNESDIDKISLGMKAQVSTLSYPDKVFDGKIDKIFKIIDPETNAMQARVVLDNQSGLLIPESKATIKVTSSENATALTIPSKAVIFDDNRSFVIIYKSRTDVKIREIKVLKQVGDVTYILEGLSEEEQVITNNQLLIYRSLNS from the coding sequence ATGAGAAAATATATAATTCCGGTAATGATTGCCCTGGCCGTTTTATCTTGCACTAAAAAGGAGGAAGAAGCAAAACCGCAGGCGAAAAAAGGCTTTGAACTGAGCAACACAATGCTGAATTCAATCGATTTAGCAAAAGTTGAAAAAAAATATATAGAAGACGATTACAATTTCTACGGAAAGATTTCAGCAGATAAAAACAGCTACATCGATGTTTATCCTTTGGTAGGCGGAAATGTTTTAAGTGTGAATGTAGAACTTGGAGATTATGTAAAAAAAGGACAAGTATTGGCTACAATTAGAAGCACCGAAATGGCAGAAATTCAGAAAGATGTAAGCGATGCAAGAACGGATATGGTGGTCGCACAAAATAATCTTCGGGTAGCAAAAGAAATGTATGAAGGTAAATTAAATACCGAAAGAGATGTACTGGAAGCAAAAAGCCAGTTGCAGAAAGCCCAGGACCAGCTGCAAAGAGCAAACGCCGTGAGCACGGTATATAATGTAAAAAGAGGAAATATTTACAGCGTTGTAGCACCCATAAGCGGATATATTGTCCAGAAAAATATCAACAAAGATATGCAGCTGAGAAGCGACAGAAGCGATAATATTTTCGATGTAGCCAATACAACCAACGTTTGGGCTATTATGAACGTTAATGAATCTGATATTGATAAAATCAGTCTGGGAATGAAAGCACAGGTTTCCACATTATCGTATCCGGATAAAGTGTTTGATGGAAAAATTGATAAAATTTTTAAAATCATAGATCCGGAAACCAACGCGATGCAGGCCAGGGTAGTGCTCGATAACCAAAGCGGATTGCTGATCCCCGAGAGTAAGGCAACCATTAAAGTAACCAGTTCGGAAAATGCCACAGCACTTACCATCCCTTCCAAAGCGGTGATTTTTGATGATAACAGAAGTTTCGTGATTATCTATAAATCAAGAACAGATGTAAAAATTCGTGAAATAAAAGTTCTGAAACAGGTAGGAGACGTTACTTACATTTTAGAAGGTCTATCCGAAGAAGAACAGGTAATCACAAACAATCA